The proteins below come from a single Conger conger chromosome 10, fConCon1.1, whole genome shotgun sequence genomic window:
- the LOC133139624 gene encoding transmembrane prolyl 4-hydroxylase-like has protein sequence MMESQELSGTYVSPTLPPLTVPRQDRVLLHKSNVCSRTYFVVVMVFFHVYIINVIALLLYVYYNNGPGEIGTSDGNPVINGESSSHQPPELYKSPDLGSPAKIHLPRFEGIRVGHIQKIALMPNKVHTMQTLSLKPLLFEIPDFLSEEECRVVVQLAQLKGLTESLTTVPEGREEELEQLDLTPEDIFNLLDLNQDGQLQLQEILTHSHTQDGMWLTPERLQEIYAGLKANPDHNGLLSLEEFRGLSTQDLRSFPVQLGAKRPQLVQNRRHTWLYQGEGAHRLLQALRNRVTRLTQLPPSLVDLSEPLQVVRYNQGGHQHAHHDSGPVQPETVCSHTRLAVNVSARYETPCRYITVLFYLNSVESGGETTFPVADNRTYEEKALIQNGVSLLDTQKSCDQGNLRVKPKQGSAIFWYNHLSDGKGWVGELDEYSLHGDCVLAHGTKWVANNWINIDPDYQRQARYQELVAPRQDDDGGGTEANPEEYRDLHQDL, from the exons ATGATGGAATCTCAGGAATTATCAGGCACTTATGTGTCTCCTACCCTTCCACCACTAACGGTACCCCGTCAAGATCGGGTTTTGCTGCACAAAAGCAATGTCTGTTCTCGTACCTATTTTGTGGTGGTGATGGTCTTTTTTCACGTTTACATAATCAACGTCATTGCCTTGCTTCTTTACGTGTACTATAACAATGGCCCTGGAGAAATCGGTACATCCGATGGGAACCCCGTGATAAACGGCGAAAGCAGCTCTCACCAACCTCCTGAGCTATACAAGTCTCCTGATCTTGGCTCCCCCGCAAAGATCCACCTTCCACGCTTTGAAGGGATTCGG GTAGGACACATTCAGAAAATTGCTCTGATGCCCAACAAAGTTCACACGATGCAGACCTTGAGCCTGAAGCCGTTACTTTTTG AGATCCCAGACTTCCTGTCGGAGGAGGAGTGCCGTGTGGTGGTGCAGCTCGCCCAGCTGAAGggcctcacagagagcctgaCCACAGTGCCCGAGGGccgggaggaggagctggaacaGCTGGACCTCACTCCTGAGGACATCTTCAACCTGCTGGACCTCAACCAGGATGGACAGCTCCAGCttcaggag ATTCTGACCCACTCGCACACTCAGGATGGAATGTGGCTCACCCCAGAGCGCCTGCAGGAGATCTATGCCGGGCTCAAGGCCAACCCAGACCATAATG GCCTGTTGAGCCTGGAGGAGTTCAGGGGTCTGAGCACCCAGGATTTGCGGAGCTTCCCAGTGCAGCTCGGGGCGAAGAGGCCCCAGCTGGTGCAGAACAGACGGCACACGTGGCTGTACCAGGGTGAGGGCGCTCACCGCCTCCTCCAGGCTCTCAGGAACAG GGTGACGCGTCTGACCCAGCTGCCCCCCTCGCTGGTGGACTTGAGCGAGCCTCTGCAGGTGGTACGCTACAACCAAGGGGGTCACCAGCACGCCCACCACGACAGTGGGCCGGTTCAGCCCGAGACTGTCTGCTCGCACACCCGCCTGGCAGTCAACGTCTCTGCCCGCTACGAGACGCCGTGCAG GTACATCACAGTTCTGTTCTATCTGAACTCTGTGGAAAGCGGTGGGGAGACCACCTTCCCTGTGGCTGACAACAGGACTTATGAGGAAAAG GCCCTGATCCAGAATGGTGTCAGTCTCCTCGACACACAGAAGAGCTGTGACCAGGGAAATCTGAGAGTGAAGCCCAAGCAGGGATCTGCCATCTTCTGGTACAACCATCTTTCTGATGGCAAAG GCTGGGTGGGTGAACTGGACGAGTACTCCCTGCATGGCGACTGCGTACTCGCCCACGGAACCAAGTGGGTCGCAAACAACTGGATCAACATCGACCCGGACTACCAGCGCCAGGCCCGATACCAGGAGCTGGTGGCCCCACGGCAGGACGATGACGGAGGCGGCACAGAGGCTAACCCTGAAGAGTACAGAGACCTCCATCAGGACCTATAG